From Grus americana isolate bGruAme1 chromosome 22, bGruAme1.mat, whole genome shotgun sequence, the proteins below share one genomic window:
- the LOC129195527 gene encoding vasoactive intestinal polypeptide receptor 1-like isoform X2, translating into MGCLWQLPCACTLPVLLLTLLMLRVRATHPDCSVVLYFQEQEAECLEIIRSESQMSAPPRSLGQQGCPTEWDGVSCWSAVPIGQSRAVTCPDILVFKKSKALIWRNCTESGWSFPSPTYYNACELEAIGSNNDTEAKKGYFVTMKVLYTCGYSTSLAALFLAIGIFSCFRKLHCTRNSIHIHFFTSFILRGAAVFIKDAVLFSDESIDHCTMSTVNCKAAIAFFQYSVLANFYWLLVEGMYLQTLLLLTFTSDKRYIWWYILIGWGVPMLTVCVWVVTRLQYDNHGCWDDYTSLYWWVIKVPILLAIFVNFLIFLNVTRMLAQKIRSPDISKNYKQQYMRLTKSTLLLIPLFGVHYVVFALFPEHIGVDARLYFELVLGSYQGFLVALLYCFLNGEVQAEIKRNWGKWQSSMESNVFNLATQDFTA; encoded by the exons ATGGGGTGCCTGTGGCAGCTCCCCTGCGCCTGCACGCTGCCGGTCCTGCTGCTCACACTCCTGATGCTTCGG GTGCGAGCGACACATCCCGACTGCTCCGTTGTCCTCTATTTCCAAGAGCAAGAAGCTGAATGTCTGGAGATTATCAGGAGTGAAAGCCAAATGTCAGCCCCCCCCAGATCCCTGGGGCAGCAAG gctgcccGACTGAGTGGGATGGAGTGAGCTGCTGGTCAGCCGTGCCCATCGGCCAGTCCCGAGCTGTCACCTGCCCTGACATCCTCGTCTTCAAGAAGTCCAAAG CGCTGATCTGGAGGAACTGCACTGAGTCAGGATGGagcttccccagccccacctaCTACAATGCCTGCGAGCTGGAGGCCATCGGCAGCAATAATGACACCGAAGCCAAG AAAGGCTATTTTGTCACCATGAAAGTGCTTTACACCTGCGGCTACTCCACATCCCTGGCAGCCCTGTTCTTGGCCATTGGCATCTTCTCCTGCTTCAG GAAGCTGCATTGCACCAGGAACTCCATCCACATCCACTTCTTCACCTCCTTCATACTGCGCGGGGCCGCCGTGTTCATCAAGGATGCCGTCCTCTTCTCGGACGAGTCCATTGACCACTGCACGATGTCAACG GTGAACTGTAAAGCAGCCATCGCCTTCTTCCAGTACTCGGTCCTGGCCAACTTCTACTGGCTGCTGGTGGAGGGCATGTACCTGcagaccctgctgctgctcaccttCACTTCTGACAAGAGGTACATCTGGTGGTACATCCTCATCGGCTGGG GTGTCCCCATGCTGACAGTCTGCGTGTGGGTGGTCACCAGGCTGCAGTACGACAACCACGG GTGCTGGGATGACTACACCAGTCTCTACTGGTGGGTAATCAAGGTGCCCATCCTCCTGGCCATATTT GTGAacttcctcatcttcctcaaCGTCACCAGGATGTTAGCACAGAAGATCCGGTCCCCAGACATCAGCAAAAACTACAAGCAGCAGTACAT GAGGCTGACGAAGTCCACACTGCTCCTCATCCCTCTCTTTGGGGTGCACTATGTGGTGTTTGCGCTCTTCCCCGAGCACATCGGTGTGGACGCCCGGCTATACTTCGAGCTGGTCCTTGGCTCCTACCAG GGGTTCCTAGTGGCTCTGCTTTACTGCTTCCTGAATGGAGAG GTCCAGGCTGAGATCAAGAGGAACTGGGGCAAGTGGCAGTCGTCCATGGAGAGCAACGTCTTCAACCTGGCGACCCAAGACTTCACAGCGTGA
- the LOC129195527 gene encoding vasoactive intestinal polypeptide receptor 1-like isoform X1 has protein sequence MGCLWQLPCACTLPVLLLTLLMLRVRATHPDCSVVLYFQEQEAECLEIIRSESQMSAPPRSLGQQGCPTEWDGVSCWSAVPIGQSRAVTCPDILVFKKSKALIWRNCTESGWSFPSPTYYNACELEAIGSNNDTEAKKGYFVTMKVLYTCGYSTSLAALFLAIGIFSCFRKLHCTRNSIHIHFFTSFILRGAAVFIKDAVLFSDESIDHCTMSTVNCKAAIAFFQYSVLANFYWLLVEGMYLQTLLLLTFTSDKRYIWWYILIGWGVPMLTVCVWVVTRLQYDNHGCWDDYTSLYWWVIKVPILLAIFVNFLIFLNVTRMLAQKIRSPDISKNYKQQYMGS, from the exons ATGGGGTGCCTGTGGCAGCTCCCCTGCGCCTGCACGCTGCCGGTCCTGCTGCTCACACTCCTGATGCTTCGG GTGCGAGCGACACATCCCGACTGCTCCGTTGTCCTCTATTTCCAAGAGCAAGAAGCTGAATGTCTGGAGATTATCAGGAGTGAAAGCCAAATGTCAGCCCCCCCCAGATCCCTGGGGCAGCAAG gctgcccGACTGAGTGGGATGGAGTGAGCTGCTGGTCAGCCGTGCCCATCGGCCAGTCCCGAGCTGTCACCTGCCCTGACATCCTCGTCTTCAAGAAGTCCAAAG CGCTGATCTGGAGGAACTGCACTGAGTCAGGATGGagcttccccagccccacctaCTACAATGCCTGCGAGCTGGAGGCCATCGGCAGCAATAATGACACCGAAGCCAAG AAAGGCTATTTTGTCACCATGAAAGTGCTTTACACCTGCGGCTACTCCACATCCCTGGCAGCCCTGTTCTTGGCCATTGGCATCTTCTCCTGCTTCAG GAAGCTGCATTGCACCAGGAACTCCATCCACATCCACTTCTTCACCTCCTTCATACTGCGCGGGGCCGCCGTGTTCATCAAGGATGCCGTCCTCTTCTCGGACGAGTCCATTGACCACTGCACGATGTCAACG GTGAACTGTAAAGCAGCCATCGCCTTCTTCCAGTACTCGGTCCTGGCCAACTTCTACTGGCTGCTGGTGGAGGGCATGTACCTGcagaccctgctgctgctcaccttCACTTCTGACAAGAGGTACATCTGGTGGTACATCCTCATCGGCTGGG GTGTCCCCATGCTGACAGTCTGCGTGTGGGTGGTCACCAGGCTGCAGTACGACAACCACGG GTGCTGGGATGACTACACCAGTCTCTACTGGTGGGTAATCAAGGTGCCCATCCTCCTGGCCATATTT GTGAacttcctcatcttcctcaaCGTCACCAGGATGTTAGCACAGAAGATCCGGTCCCCAGACATCAGCAAAAACTACAAGCAGCAGTACAT GGGTTCCTAG